The window TTTATGTGTAGTTTCCATTCTTATGCCGAATAGATCTGTGTGATTCTTGAAATTCTTCCGattatgaatatttgaaaatttcaggTGAGCCTGCATGGAGCACAAGTTCTCTCGTGGAGGAATGATAGAGGCGAAGAACTTCTTTTCACCACTAGTAAGGTGTGGTTTCtatcataattaataagatatatgtgtgatatatgttgtgcatattcattttcttcagtTTCTAGTATATACAAGTACTTCCGTGTCATATCATCCTAGATTCGGTGCTATTGGTATTAAAACATGATTCAAAGATCTTAAAACTGAAGCTGTAATTTTGCATATCTTGAGGTTGCTTATTTATAAAGTTTACACTAAGCTTAGGTTGAATATCTGAGATCACCCACTCTAGAATTTGGACCAGCAGCTGTCATTATAGCTAGAACTGGTGATGTAATTCTTGtgagaaatatttattttgcaatgCTTAATTGCCCAATGAATGCTGTGGGgaagattttgttttcaagTTCCACTCGTTCCTAGAAAAAGGTTTTGACACTTTATTGAGCGTTAGAGAAAACATCAGCCTCACTCTGAAAGTTTAGAAGTTCAATATACTTGAATTTCCTTGTAATTGAATcatagaaatatttaattcttttattcatttttcgcTAATGAAAGCTGTATATTGACCTTCAATCTTTGCAGGGCATCTTTAAGTCTCCAAAAGCAATGCGGGGAGGCATTTCCATTTGCTTTCCACAGGTACACACCATCAATTGTTTGTGTATTTCGTTGTTATTTCAAGACTTTGTGAATCTgtaaacatatataattatatactgtATTCTAACTTCATATCGCGTCCATGCTTTAGTTTGGTAACTGTCATGCGCTTGAGCAGCATGGATTTGCTAGGAACAAGAATTGGAAAATTGAGGATAATCCTCCTCCGCTGCATTCAAAGGACTCTTTTGGTAAATCCTTTGTTGATTTACTACTTAAACCCGTTGAAGAAGATCTGAAGTTCTGGCCTCACAGGTAAAAATTTTACACGTTTGggcatttttatttcattcctAACTCTTCTTAGCAGTGTTTGaactctctctcactctctttCTGGTCTTCTCTCAGCTTTGAGTTTCGCCTTCGAGTTTCTCTCTCATCCAATGGAAACTTGATACTGATATCGCGCATCAGGAATATAGGTTGGAAACCTTTCAGTTTCTCTTTGGCCTATCACACACATTTCTCTGTTTCTGACATTAGGTACATAGTCggatattttgatttattcattCTTTTCATAAATCATCGTTGAAACttactctaattttctaatatCTGTTTGCCCTTTTTTTTGCACTTCCAACAGTGAAGTCAGGATAGAAGGTTTAGAGACGCTGGACTACCTTGACAACCTCTCCCAAAGGGAACGATTTACAGAGCAAGGCGATGCCCTAACTTTCGAATCAGAGGTAAGTCTTCTTCCACCTCCAAATGTTGCAGTTGCAATTTGATTGTTAAGTAATCATATTCTAAATCAttgttactttttttttgtgtctATATGTTTCCCCATCTTCAGATAGACCGTGTTTACCTAAGCTCACCCAAGTGCGTCGCTGTTCTTGATCATGAGAAGAAACGAACATACGTTATCAGAAAGGAAGGGCTACCTGATATGGGTATGTATCATCACATCTTTTTCCTTAGTCAGCAACCTCCAGTTTGCGGCCTTAAACACAAATATGGTATTTTCATGTAGTTGTGTGGAATCCGTGGGAGAAGAAGTCGAAAGCAATGGCAGATTTTGGCGACGAAGAATATAAGCAGATGCTATGTGTGAATGCAGCAGCAATAGAGAAGAACATCACCCTGAAACCAGGAGAGGAATGGACAGGGAGAGTCGAGCTTGCTGCTGTACCTTCAAGCTTCTGCTGCGACGAACTCGAACCTCATCTCGACTACTTTTGATGCTCGACTTGTGATCGTTCGTTCGCTAGCTCACTTTATCGAAAGCCTGTGGTTTTTGGAAAATGGCTGATAAAAATTTGGTTTGTGTAGGATTTGAGGCATTTACATTTGCTCTCTTTTAGCTTTGATCAATGAGCTCAATATCATGCTTTTAAGCCACTCTGGTTCTGAATAAATCTATTTTGTGATGCTTCAGACAAATTGTAACATCAATTTGACATTTGGAACATTAACATTCGTGAAAAGttgaattttcatattaataattCTGTGTTACAATTTCTAACGCTCAATTGATTAGATCTGTCAAGAACCGCAAACAAATTATAGCATCAAATTCCCAAATCTCTtaaacatattctttttttttcctgtctcctaaaaataaaaattttttatataaggAAAATTTTTTCACTCTATTAAGGTGGAActcattttctcttctttctctcttagtTTTCTATTTTGTACTAAAACCGTGacgtttcaaatgtttctatttttggggACGAGGGAGTAGTTACTAACGCTCAAATCTTACCTTTTAAATAGGAAGTCTACAAAATtgttaaatagaaaaaataagatgGGAAAAGATGGAAACTgtgagaaaatatataattatccTATCTTTTTATACTTCCACCACTCCCCTGCCTCTAGCAGATCATAGCTATGCAGCTCATTCCAAAACTTGGCTTGAACGCATTACAATTTCTATACACCTCTGCGAGACTCCAATTGCTTGGTGTTCTCCAGTAATACCTGTCAGATTGAAACGAACTGGTCGAGCGAAACAAGAAATCAAATTGAAGAGATAGCTTCAATGTGAGTGTGTATCACGCTTACCTCACGAATATAACTTGCCACTGCTTTGCAACCTTCTGTTGCTAGCTGCATGACAGTTTCAAATGTCTCCATTTGCAGTTTGGAGTCCATCTATCAGGAAAGACAACATATAAGTCAGTTCAAGGAAAAGAGAGTTATGCAGATTCAAGGGCTTTTGCCAACCAGAACAGCAATGAAGCCAATTTACTCGAAGGTATGAGCACAATCGAAGtccaagaaatgaaaaaaaaaatagtagtgtATTAAAAAGGACCTGAAGGAGGGTGACTTTGTCTAACTTAGGCAGAATGCCAACAGTAACATCAGGTCCACCAGCACTATCTTCAACGTAGTTCAGATCTGCGTTTAATTTGCAAAACTCGAGGttacttttgaatttttacgTGATAATAGGATCACATACACTGAACATAtgtatgaaattgaaatacatAACAAATTGATGAGGCTGTTAACTACCGAGCAGAGGGGTCCCGTTCAGAAATCCAGCACTGCAGGAGGTAACAATATCAGTCATAGGGATACCAGCATCAGCAAGGGCCAACGTTGCAGCATTTATGCATGCTGATCTTGTTCCTGAACAAATTAGATTGTAGACGAGCTATGGTTAGTGGATGACAATAAAATGCCCATGCCGTTTCAACACTTGACACTGGGACCAATGGAATGGAGAACGCTATTTACCTCCATCCGCTTGAAGAACTTGGACAAATATATCAATCTGCAAAACATGATTTTAAGattaaaagaataagaaattaattgaGGCCATCTAGACATAGCTTCCATTTTGTGGGCAACAAACCTGAGATCGAGGCATCAAGTGAGTCAATATGCATGCTTCCATCGTCTGACGAATGACCATAGATATCTCTGTTGATCGCCTGCACACCACATTGAATATTACCGAAGAAGTTAGTGAATGCAAAATGGGCACACTAGAAACAGATATCAACTCCTCGAGTTTAGAGAAAAGCATTAGCACGAAAGGCTACACCAGTTATGAAAAAccagtactactataattatacGCCTATCATGGAGTACAATGCCTGTTATGTTAACACTAAGCAGCTAGGCTGTTTACGAGCAGGAGTTTGCACTAGACTTGCTCAACTGTTACATACCTGTCACCCTTAGGTTTCCTCATCCGATCTCCAGTACTGAAATTAGCCATGCTATACTCACAGCGTACCTGTCAACCATATAAGCGAAATTCACCTCTGTATGATCGCCATGgataaaacacaaattttacaaa of the Salvia hispanica cultivar TCC Black 2014 unplaced genomic scaffold, UniMelb_Shisp_WGS_1.0 HiC_scaffold_349, whole genome shotgun sequence genome contains:
- the LOC125199004 gene encoding putative glucose-6-phosphate 1-epimerase, with the protein product MGHPAAVWDHRASLELTKDWNGIDQVVLRNPQGASARVSLHGAQVLSWRNDRGEELLFTTSKGIFKSPKAMRGGISICFPQFGNCHALEQHGFARNKNWKIEDNPPPLHSKDSFGKSFVDLLLKPVEEDLKFWPHSFEFRLRVSLSSNGNLILISRIRNIGWKPFSFSLAYHTHFSVSDISEVRIEGLETLDYLDNLSQRERFTEQGDALTFESEIDRVYLSSPKCVAVLDHEKKRTYVIRKEGLPDMVVWNPWEKKSKAMADFGDEEYKQMLCVNAAAIEKNITLKPGEEWTGRVELAAVPSSFCCDELEPHLDYF
- the LOC125199005 gene encoding exosome complex component RRP41 homolog, with the translated sequence MEFVNPEGLRLDGRRPMEMRQLRAEIGVVSKADGSAVFEMGNTKVIAAVYGPREVQNRSQQSNDQALVRCEYSMANFSTGDRMRKPKGDRRSTEISMVIRQTMEACILTHLMPRSQIDIFVQVLQADGGTRSACINAATLALADAGIPMTDIVTSCSAGFLNGTPLLDLNYVEDSAGGPDVTVGILPKLDKVTLLQMDSKLQMETFETVMQLATEGCKAVASYIREVLLENTKQLESRRGV